One genomic region from Acidimicrobiales bacterium encodes:
- a CDS encoding phosphoribosyl-ATP diphosphatase, with the protein MATFDELYDTLRSRAAERPEGSATVEALDAGVHAMGKKVLEEAGEVWLAAEHEDDEHLALEISQLLYRLQVVMVARGLTPADVYRHL; encoded by the coding sequence GTGGCCACCTTCGACGAGCTGTACGACACGTTGCGGTCCCGGGCCGCCGAGCGGCCCGAGGGCTCGGCCACCGTCGAGGCCCTCGACGCCGGCGTCCACGCCATGGGCAAGAAGGTGCTGGAGGAGGCCGGCGAGGTGTGGCTGGCCGCCGAGCACGAGGACGACGAGCACCTGGCGCTGGAGATCTCCCAGCTGCTCTACCGCCTCCAGGTGGTGATGGTGGCTCGGGGCCTCACCCCGGCCGACGTCTACCGCCACCTCTGA
- the hisG gene encoding ATP phosphoribosyltransferase — MLTVALPNKGALSEGVTTMLAEAGYRSRPDGRDLTVVDPGNAVRFYFLRPRDVAVYVGSGDVDLGVTGRDLALDSGAPVREVLSLGIGGSRFRYAAPPGPGGAPWTMADLAGRRIATSYAGLVSADLAGRGIEATIVRLDGAVEISVELGVADAVADVVGTGRTLAAHGLVAFGDVLCTSEAVAVERDPDRAGGPAPGPEDDGRAGARRQLLRRLEGVAVAQQYVMVDYDCPRHLVEEAVALTPGLESPTIAPLRDEAWVAVRALVPKGDMNHVIDALADLGAKAILASDLRSARL, encoded by the coding sequence ATGCTCACCGTCGCCCTGCCCAACAAGGGCGCGCTCTCCGAGGGCGTGACCACCATGCTGGCGGAGGCCGGCTACCGCAGCCGCCCCGACGGGCGCGACCTGACCGTCGTCGACCCCGGCAACGCGGTGCGGTTCTACTTCCTCCGCCCCCGGGACGTGGCCGTCTACGTCGGCTCGGGCGACGTAGACCTCGGCGTCACCGGCCGGGACCTGGCCCTCGACTCCGGGGCCCCGGTGCGGGAGGTGCTGAGCCTGGGCATCGGCGGGTCGCGGTTCCGCTACGCCGCCCCCCCGGGCCCGGGTGGGGCGCCGTGGACCATGGCCGACCTGGCCGGCCGGCGGATCGCCACCTCGTACGCCGGCCTGGTGTCCGCCGACCTGGCCGGCCGGGGCATCGAGGCCACCATCGTGCGGCTCGACGGCGCGGTGGAGATCTCCGTCGAGCTGGGTGTGGCCGACGCCGTGGCCGACGTGGTGGGCACGGGGCGCACGCTGGCCGCCCACGGCCTGGTCGCCTTCGGTGACGTGCTGTGCACCTCCGAGGCGGTGGCCGTCGAGCGCGACCCCGACCGGGCCGGCGGCCCCGCCCCCGGGCCCGAGGACGACGGGCGGGCCGGGGCCCGCCGCCAGCTCCTGCGCCGGTTGGAGGGCGTGGCCGTGGCCCAGCAGTACGTCATGGTCGACTACGACTGCCCTCGCCACCTGGTGGAGGAGGCCGTGGCCCTCACCCCGGGACTGGAGTCGCCCACCATCGCCCCGCTCCGCGACGAGGCCTGGGTGGCGGTCCGGGCCCTCGTGCCCAAGGGCGACATGAACCACGTCATCGACGCCCTGGCCGACCTGGGGGCGAAGGCCATCCTGGCCAGCGACCTGCGCAGCGCCCGGCTGTGA
- a CDS encoding NAD+ synthase: protein MARLRIAACQIDTRVGDLDGNVERILAAYREAVEAGADVAAFPELAVTGYPPEDLLLKPGFVAANVEALRAVAAQTTDCVAVVGFVEHARDLHNAAAVCAGGEVRGTYRKCELPNYAVFDELRYFARGREPEALYAVRGVPVGVSVCEDAWNPAGPIADQADSGAEIVVNINASPYAEGKLARRERMLATRAADASTALLYVNQVGGQDELVFDGGSMAFAPDGTLLARSPQFVEDVMVVDVEIGSVYRKRLLDPRGRPVDDQLPVVDVAPVPVVAGEPEPHPPVAAPTVAAPLHPDDEVWEALVAGTRAYVEKNGFTDVVIGLSGGIDSSIVAVIAADALGPERVHTVAMPSRYSSDHSVSDAEKLAAALGVDHRTVAIEPAHTALLDMLAPSFAGREPDLAEENLQSRIRGQVLMALSNKLGWLVLSTGNKSEAAVGYATLYGDTVGGYAVIKDVLKTRVFALCRRRNQRAGHDLIPESVLTKAPSAELRPDQRDDQSLPAYEVLDPILHAYVALDRTAAEIVAAGHDPEVVARVARLVDTAEYKRRQSPPGPRVTDKAFGKDRRLPITNGFRG, encoded by the coding sequence GTGGCCCGCCTGCGCATCGCTGCCTGCCAGATCGACACCCGCGTCGGCGACCTGGACGGCAACGTCGAGCGCATCCTGGCCGCCTACCGGGAGGCGGTCGAGGCCGGGGCCGATGTCGCCGCCTTCCCCGAGCTGGCCGTCACCGGCTACCCGCCCGAGGACCTCCTGCTGAAGCCCGGCTTCGTGGCCGCCAACGTGGAGGCCCTGCGGGCGGTGGCGGCCCAGACCACCGACTGCGTGGCCGTCGTCGGCTTCGTCGAGCACGCCCGCGACCTCCACAACGCCGCGGCCGTGTGCGCCGGCGGGGAGGTGCGGGGCACCTACCGCAAGTGCGAGCTGCCCAACTACGCCGTGTTCGACGAGCTGCGCTACTTCGCCCGGGGCCGCGAGCCCGAGGCCCTCTACGCCGTGCGGGGTGTGCCGGTCGGCGTGTCGGTGTGCGAGGACGCCTGGAACCCGGCCGGTCCCATCGCCGACCAGGCCGACAGCGGGGCCGAGATCGTCGTCAACATCAACGCCTCGCCCTACGCCGAGGGGAAGCTGGCTCGCCGGGAGCGCATGCTGGCCACCCGGGCCGCCGATGCCAGCACCGCTCTGCTCTACGTCAACCAGGTGGGCGGCCAGGACGAGCTGGTCTTCGACGGGGGGTCCATGGCCTTCGCCCCCGACGGCACCCTCCTGGCCCGCTCGCCCCAGTTCGTCGAGGACGTGATGGTGGTCGACGTGGAGATCGGCTCGGTCTACCGCAAGCGCCTGCTCGACCCCCGGGGCCGGCCGGTCGACGACCAGCTCCCGGTGGTGGACGTCGCCCCCGTGCCGGTGGTGGCGGGCGAGCCCGAGCCCCACCCGCCGGTGGCGGCCCCGACCGTGGCCGCCCCCCTCCACCCCGACGACGAGGTGTGGGAGGCGCTGGTGGCGGGCACCCGGGCCTACGTGGAGAAGAACGGCTTCACCGACGTGGTGATCGGGCTGTCGGGCGGGATCGACTCGTCCATCGTGGCCGTGATCGCCGCCGACGCCCTGGGCCCCGAGCGGGTCCACACCGTGGCCATGCCGTCCCGCTACTCCAGCGACCACTCGGTCTCCGACGCCGAGAAGCTGGCCGCCGCCCTGGGCGTGGACCACCGCACCGTGGCCATCGAGCCGGCCCACACCGCCCTGCTCGACATGCTGGCCCCGTCGTTCGCGGGCCGGGAGCCGGACCTGGCCGAGGAGAACCTGCAGAGCCGCATCCGGGGCCAGGTCCTGATGGCGCTGTCCAACAAGCTGGGGTGGCTCGTCCTCTCCACCGGCAACAAGAGCGAGGCCGCCGTCGGCTACGCCACCCTCTACGGCGACACCGTCGGGGGCTACGCGGTGATCAAGGACGTGCTCAAGACCCGGGTCTTCGCCCTGTGCCGGCGCCGCAACCAGCGGGCCGGGCACGACCTCATCCCCGAGAGCGTGCTGACCAAGGCGCCGTCGGCCGAGCTGCGCCCCGACCAGCGCGACGACCAGAGCCTGCCGGCGTACGAGGTGCTCGACCCGATCCTCCACGCGTACGTGGCCCTGGACCGCACCGCGGCCGAGATCGTGGCCGCCGGCCACGACCCGGAGGTGGTGGCCCGCGTGGCCCGGCTGGTCGACACGGCCGAGTACAAGCGTCGCCAGTCGCCCCCCGGCCCCCGGGTCACCGACAAGGCCTTCGGCAAGGACCGCCGCCTCCCCATCACCAACGGCTTCCGGGGCTGA
- a CDS encoding cation diffusion facilitator family transporter: MSHDHGNGAAPTRAGSRHAGRLLASFALVAAFFVVEVVAGVATGSLALLSDAGHMLADVVGLGLALAAIHLASRHEGRRRHAAQRRHTFGLYRLEILAAFVNALLLFGVAGYVLVEAVRRLGDPPEVVGAPMLVVAVLGLAVNLVAFALLREGARESLNVEAAYVEVVADTLGSVGVIVAGVLLQVFGWTWADPVIGAAIGLWILPRTFRLGRRAVRVLLQSAPLGFDVAALERELGGVPGVVDVHDLHVWTLTSEMDAASAHLMTTPDADPHQVLDRARALLHDGYAIDHTTFQVEPDSHTGCTEVTW, encoded by the coding sequence GTGAGCCACGACCACGGGAACGGGGCCGCCCCGACCCGGGCCGGGTCCCGCCACGCCGGGCGCCTGCTGGCCAGCTTCGCCCTGGTCGCCGCGTTCTTCGTGGTCGAGGTGGTGGCCGGCGTGGCCACCGGCTCCCTCGCCCTCCTCTCCGACGCCGGCCACATGCTGGCCGACGTGGTGGGCCTGGGCCTGGCCCTGGCCGCCATCCACCTGGCCTCCCGCCACGAGGGCCGGCGCCGCCACGCCGCCCAGCGCCGCCACACCTTCGGCCTCTACCGGCTGGAGATCCTGGCCGCCTTCGTCAACGCCCTGCTCCTCTTCGGGGTGGCGGGCTACGTGCTGGTCGAGGCCGTCCGCCGCCTGGGCGACCCGCCCGAGGTGGTGGGGGCGCCCATGCTGGTGGTCGCCGTGCTCGGCCTGGCCGTCAACCTGGTCGCCTTCGCCCTCCTGCGGGAGGGGGCCCGGGAGAGCCTCAACGTCGAGGCCGCCTACGTGGAGGTGGTGGCCGACACGCTGGGGTCGGTGGGCGTGATCGTGGCCGGGGTGCTGCTCCAGGTGTTCGGGTGGACGTGGGCCGACCCGGTGATCGGCGCCGCCATCGGGTTGTGGATCCTGCCCCGCACGTTCCGCCTCGGCCGCCGGGCCGTGCGGGTGCTGCTGCAGTCGGCCCCGTTGGGCTTCGACGTGGCCGCCCTGGAGCGGGAGCTCGGGGGCGTGCCCGGCGTGGTCGACGTCCACGACCTCCACGTGTGGACCCTCACCTCGGAGATGGACGCCGCCTCGGCCCACCTGATGACCACGCCCGACGCCGACCCCCACCAGGTGCTGGACCGGGCCCGGGCCCTGCTCCACGACGGCTACGCCATCGACCACACCACCTTCCAGGTCGAGCCCGACAGCCACACCGGCTGCACCGAGGTCACCTGGTAG
- a CDS encoding EamA family transporter: MSPSRAGLGTAALALAGILFGSTFLVVQRAVEEAEPTPFLGARFLIAAAVLAPFALRRRSSGRAEVRLGVVAGLFLSGGYLLQTFGLRSTTTSTSAFITYLLVVLVPVMVAGLERRRPEGRTVAGVGLAVAGLCLLSGSGGDPFDWGEVLTIGCAVGFAAHLVAVGRGAERFDPVRFTFVQVLTVGVTCAVPGALLGGFAMGAGAWGAAAFTGVFATAVAFFCMVAGQRTVPSSRAALILLVEPVSAGLLGAATGEDLGWRGLGGVALILGAILLVEIVPLLTGAVVDDPALEPTVHG; encoded by the coding sequence GTGAGCCCCTCCCGCGCCGGCCTGGGCACCGCTGCCCTGGCCCTGGCCGGGATCCTCTTCGGCAGCACCTTCCTGGTCGTGCAGCGGGCGGTCGAGGAGGCCGAGCCCACCCCGTTCCTGGGTGCCCGCTTCCTGATCGCGGCGGCGGTGCTGGCCCCCTTCGCCCTCCGTCGCCGCTCCTCGGGCCGGGCCGAGGTCCGCCTGGGGGTGGTGGCCGGGCTCTTCCTGTCCGGCGGCTACCTGCTGCAGACCTTCGGCCTGCGCTCCACCACCACCTCGACCTCGGCCTTCATCACCTACCTGCTGGTGGTGCTGGTGCCGGTGATGGTGGCGGGGCTGGAGCGGCGGCGGCCCGAGGGCCGGACCGTGGCCGGCGTGGGGCTGGCGGTGGCCGGCCTCTGCCTCCTCTCCGGCAGCGGCGGGGACCCCTTCGACTGGGGCGAGGTCCTGACCATCGGCTGCGCGGTGGGCTTCGCCGCCCACCTGGTGGCGGTGGGGCGGGGGGCCGAGCGGTTCGACCCCGTGCGCTTCACCTTCGTCCAGGTGCTGACCGTCGGGGTGACGTGCGCGGTGCCCGGCGCCCTGCTCGGCGGGTTCGCCATGGGCGCCGGGGCGTGGGGGGCGGCCGCCTTCACCGGGGTGTTCGCCACCGCCGTGGCCTTCTTCTGCATGGTCGCCGGCCAGCGGACCGTGCCCAGCTCCCGGGCCGCCCTGATCCTCCTGGTCGAGCCGGTGTCGGCCGGCCTCCTGGGGGCGGCCACCGGCGAGGACCTGGGGTGGCGGGGGCTGGGCGGGGTGGCCCTGATCCTGGGCGCCATCCTCCTGGTGGAGATCGTCCCGCTGCTCACCGGTGCGGTGGTCGACGACCCGGCGCTGGAGCCCACCGTCCACGGGTGA